The Plasmodium sp. gorilla clade G2 genome assembly, chromosome: 4 genome has a segment encoding these proteins:
- a CDS encoding DEAD box ATP-dependent RNA helicase, putative — protein sequence MLCPSKIKHGEKSCRNIFSYVFQKKIKRKRKENEYVFGKNIINELICSPDSIKKNDIEDEKKKYIYNEEKEGTCISNFVNEKNKIIYDNIKDLNKYCIDKFKKYKCDLYISTSSNREYVTYYIYDFFLNSGLLKGYQTNETTHKISDSTMNGINMNGSNMNSSNMNSININSSNSIYSLCSNYLVGEKKKKYNKFCSQNFMEYYKNFVAQKNIFYIKNIKRIKKVQGNYLFNLINYCESHKKEFLLSCLEHKKIDNINLDNYIKLSLIKNFHIKYLTSVQYATFPIFFKNYDLLISSFKSSGKTLCYMNCLLHKIIIQINNIKKKTNIKDNYVLALIICPNILLVEQSYGVLKKLIMYHPYNIICHYMHGKKYINIQDELKNIKKKKPHIIISTPAYLINFIKYFKQFSNMFFLCDTLIIDEAHFLLDNNYMKNILIIKNILPKSHQTILLTCIVNNFLKNLAYRFLRLNYIHINFINNCIYDKQLVNASINTKQQQKEKELKEEKEKKEEKEKKNNVIKNIQYITNNIYHMNKNKYKRIIQNVYNTIINFNLQLYNILNNKHMYPHNNILYCENIGKLWYPKEANIFFQNIQNENNLNNHNDIIKKKTNIISSNLNYDTHIYSSSEESNYILPFSKKKKENIKKLKLNNSDYNRYHCSHHNKNNDIYIPTHILLKQEYLIYEANKLSLILFNILHNELITNNNINIVIFMPTVKILQFFYVIYKHYIFKGYIFLLYLKLKKIKWKHSQDIKSYILDHSTYYDKDSVNFTVSSNPYIITNDNTSDQNINAIKLVDQKDNYINNQKDNYINNQKDNYINNQKDNYINNQKDNYINNQKDNFTNNQKDNFTNNQKDNFTNNQKDNFTNNQKDNFTNEHMCNYLLNYIQQFTEEYEELKDISILSLHSKMSLDKKRYTLNCFNDTNINNHDDEKKKKKKKKKILFATSLLHQGIELNKVNLVIQLGMSKNIDEYILRTNIVTTKYTSGRSLLLLNELEAHYLYILYKNNIPITPINKNYINMVYKNNLLLQHLLKYKYDMATNEEQNINTDIKNKGDKIMNGTNKNINDKYIYDDKYIYDDKYIYGDKYIYDKYLYEQNNSSIQIQTFNNYLHKNDDNNFFQYNYHNEKDYQNIFFTFNIKHIEWHKYKHLLSSCELMYRSFLGFYCEKNEFLKYEKWQVPSLIKNIIYSFGYLENFYITKCMAARLQIINAPDIFIKFNATSKSVLISSLPTYKTYKSKTNEFKLKNYANEKSTNINTSNINNYNQHNINYDHLNDHDSLYDYNLIKPNDQRQDMQTHPLYFTFQKYVS from the coding sequence atgttATGTCcttcaaaaataaaacatgGAGAGAAATCAtgtagaaatatattttcttacgtttttcaaaaaaaaataaaaagaaaaagaaaagaaaatgaatatgtatttggaaagaatataataaatgagcTTATATGTAGTCCAGATAgtatcaaaaaaaatgatatagaagatgaaaaaaaaaaatatatatataatgaagaaaaggaAGGGACTTGTATATCTAATTTtgtaaatgaaaagaataaaataatttatgataatataaaagatctaaataaatattgtatagacaaatttaaaaagtataaatGTGATCTTTATATATCTACTTCATCTAATAGAGAATATGtaacttattatatatatgatttttttttaaactctGGATTATTAAAAGGGTATCAAACAAATGAAACTACACACAAAATAAGTGATAGTACTATGAATGGTATTAATATGAATGGTAGTAATATGAATAGTAGTAATATGAAtagtattaatataaatagtagTAATAGTATTTATAGTCTTTGTAGTAATTATCTTGTgggtgaaaaaaaaaaaaaatataataaattttgttcACAAAATTTTatggaatattataaaaattttgttgcacaaaaaaatattttttatataaaaaatataaaaagaataaaaaaagtacaaggtaattatttatttaatttaataaattattgtgAATCtcataaaaaagaattctTATTATCATGTTtagaacataaaaaaattgataacATAAATCtggataattatattaagttaagtcttataaaaaatttccatataaaatatttgacAAGTGTTCAATATGCTACCTTtccaatattttttaaaaattatgatttattaatatcatcatttaaaaGCTCAGGTAAAACATTATGTTATATGAATTGTCTgttacataaaataataatacaaataaataatataaaaaagaaaacaaatataaaagataattatGTTTTAGCTTTAATAATATGtccaaatattttattagttGAACAATCTTATggtgttttaaaaaaattaattatgtatcatccatataatattatatgtcaTTATATGCAtggaaagaaatatataaatatacaagatgaattgaaaaatataaaaaaaaaaaaaccacatattattataagtacACCTGCATatcttataaattttataaaatatttcaaacaattttcaaatatgttttttttatgtgataCATTAATAATTGATGAAGCACATTTTCTTctagataataattatatgaaaaatatattaataataaaaaatatattgccAAAATCTCATCAAACGATATTATTAACATGTATTGTTAATAATTTTCTTAAAAATTTAGCATATAGATTTTTAAGAttgaattatatacatataaattttataaataattgtatatatgataaacaaTTAGTCAATGCTTCTATAAATACaaaacaacaacaaaaagaaaaagaattaaaagaagaaaaagaaaaaaaagaggaaaaagaaaaaaaaaataacgttattaaaaatattcaatatattacaaataatatatatcatatgaataaaaataaatataaaagaattattcaaaatgtttataatacaattatcaattttaatctacaattatataacatattaaataaCAAACATATGTAtccacataataatatactttATTGTGAAAATATAGGAAAACTCTGGTACCCTAAAGAAGcaaacatattttttcaaaacattcaaaatgaaaataatttaaataatcataatgatattattaaaaaaaagacaaataTTATCTCATCCaatttaaattatgatacacacatatatagtTCATCAGAAGAATCAAATTATATCTTAccattttcaaaaaaaaaaaaagagaatataaaaaaattaaaattaaataatagcGATTATAATAGATATCATTGTTCTCAtcacaataaaaataatgacatatatatacctaCACATATACTCTTAAAACaagaatatttaatatatgaagctaataaattatcattaatattatttaatattttacataacgaactaataacaaataataatataaatattgtaatatttatGCCTAcagtaaaaatattacaattcttttatgttatatataaacattatatatttaaaggatatatattcttattatatttaaaattaaaaaaaatcaaatggAAACACTCACAAGACATTAAATCGTATATTTTAGATCATTCTACATATTATGATAAAGATAGCGTAAATTTTACAGTATCTTCAAATccttatataataacaaatgataatacatCTGATCAAAATATTAATGCTATTAAATTGGTCGACCAaaaagataattatataaataatcaaaaggataattatataaataatcaaaaggataattatataaataatcaaaaggataattatataaataatcaaaaggataattatataaataatcaaaaGGATAATTTTACAAATAATCAAAAGGATAATTTTACTAATAACCAAAAAGATAATTTTACTAATAACCAAAAAGATAATTTTACTAATAACCAAAAAGATAATTTTACAAATGAACACATGTGTAATTatctattaaattatatacaacAATTTACAGAAGaatatgaagaattaaaagatatttctattttatcATTACATAGTAAAATGAGTCtagataaaaaaagatatacttTAAATTGTTTTAATGATACCAACATAAATAATcatgatgatgaaaaaaaaaaaaaaaaaaaaaaaaaaaaaatcttatTTGCCACATCATTATTACATCAAGGTATAGAATTAAATAAAGTTAATCTTGTAATACAATTAGGAATGTCtaaaaatattgatgaatatattttaagaacTAACATAGTTACAACAAAATATACTAGTGGTAGgagtttattattattaaatgaattagAAGCTCActatctatatattctttacaaaaataatattcctATCACtcctataaataaaaattatattaatatggtttataaaaataatctaTTATTACAACATTtgttgaaatataaatatgatatggCAACTAATGAAGAGCAAAATATAAACacagatataaaaaataaaggtgataaaataatgaatggcactaataaaaatataaatgataaatatatatatgatgataaatatatatatgatgataaatatatatatggtgataaatatatatatgataaatatttatatgaacaaaataattcttCTATTCAAATACaaacatttaataattatttgcaTAAAAACGATGATAACAATTTCTTTCAATATAATTACCACAACGAAAAAgattatcaaaatattttttttacatttaatataaaacatatagaatggcataaatataaacatttattgTCATCATGTGAATTAATGTATAGATCTTTTCTTGGATTTTAttgtgaaaaaaatgaattcctcaaatatgaaaaatggcAAGTTCCTAGtctaattaaaaatattatttattcttttggatatttagaaaatttttatataacaaaatgtaTGGCTGCTAGACTACAAATTATTAATGCACCagatatattcataaaatttaatGCAACTTCAAAGAGTGTACTCATTTCATCCTTACCAACTTATAAAACTTATAAATCAAAAACAAACgaatttaaattaaaaaattatgctAATGAAAAATCaacaaatattaatacatcaaatataaataattataatcaacataatattaattatgatCATCTAAATGATCATGATtctttatatgattataatttaataaaaccaAATGATCAAAGACAAGATATGCAAACACATcctttatattttacttttcAAAAATATGTATCTTAA
- a CDS encoding DNA polymerase alpha → MSSVFDKLKKQRSKECKGTDFYEVKNKNDEIYEVVDEEGYMKNKRSLQNFIVGGDKDFDSSDDVIVENINFTLLKKKNVDKEPKVKRNQTLDDFIREKKLRKTLSGNKLSKEEIYKTKNIEELMDQNTSSDSDGEFRTRKRKTRESYENSMNKNMNKSSCYIRSKDYEYNIYDMKYANEYNKQIIENNNMNNNNNYNNYNDMSFVNKDIEYSKHIKVKNEKEDIDTQLPKDIHKDVGSLLKKKEIHVKKEEETNIVSGDNDEEVIEIKKKIHLMKNESEVKKENEIKQDEEKMREEKEKQKEKAPQNNNPNNNNNNDNNNNNNSNNHVDDFYNDYILNEMNISPLFIKIENETLKKEEKKLKENDINTNDDEDILENEIDSEMLRNKYEQLIRYEENNNSFVNVYVFDICKHRNSIILFGKTLTKFKKYKSISIFIENLDRYYYFLLNKNKVYYENGEEIKYDHDKFKIHIMSEFLEEFKIIREYHNIKMVKYKIVKRKNLNLSSYDEELYIKVLYSYNNDPIHEKFQKGSSYLSFYCCNEDIVENFIIKKNLKLPCWLKIKNLKKNDLSNLTYCYFDCMVEDKKSILLCDKIHEKKVDMNKNTDDQNNINIYNNNNNNNSGSNIISNNNSGSNIISNNNNSGSNIISNNNNSGSNIISNNNFGRVIISDDGGKKIEQTYQQLTDINLNKLYIKVVSLLNEENIHEVFSICSLVQIDKLKYINFCGISKKCLKKGPINYNKSLCKLFDNEKELLHTFLEKIKDLDIDIYIGYNILNFDLEFLIHRCNIYNLNSYILSRKKKMKKNEKMKVNKFNGTNSTGSMYNIIQNIKGRLIVDIYLLCKDSIKLTTYCLDEIIDHVKNKFQDKSKQQTNKTNHFNKTNHFNKTNHFNKTDYTRQQSVVSQESVNSQSTQSSQYNHTNQMNSIKNEDDIHSSNKTTSNQDIPTDVASTNSHKSNTHINIFKDFLVNNINLINCSNIHLYDAQSIIQNHLNTYINSQIFCINETVNVCNILQIIEKTRDLTKLSGYIWMRSLLCYTSERVEFFLLHEYNKKKFITPIIKKKPKKIENNQMKNKNTAKYLGGLVLDPLCGYYDTFVLYLDFNSLYPSIIIEYNVCFSTIKLKNKELHIEDTNANTKRNANNDNADNKSIRDDKIFHDDKKFGDDKNFHDDKKFGDDKNFLDDSYYNNNYNKLEDENPLENNVEIDEFDKSKQGILPSILKSLVEKRAAIKKLIANEKNKEKKELLLIQSLSIKLISNSIYGCLGNTNNRFYAKHIASYITSKGRNLLQHTKFKVEKEFNLKVIYGDTDSIMIDTGIKANNINNYKESYKLAHLIKNSINKNYKKLELDLECIFSKLLLLKKKKYACAKVIDNNLEKYEYEMKGINFIKRDFSKISKLIGNEVLRIIFTNRDMDSKNMPVLYANDLSEQIHEFDLDYYIITKKLTKNVHEYQDKNSLGHVLVAERMIKDGYNICVNKEIQYCVCVSEDASRFYKKSSEKLNNSQCCFSVNEIKKYNLKIDKEYYIRNQILSPINRLCQYIEGTSAEKLSSCFNIHDVKEIKTDKQIEENYLETNVLSLLNESEERFKDIHLKGFLICSNCLHHVKPNIFIKYFKCNKCLTYLSIEQIRNYIFSFIHHLCNTFYKQLYICQGCTLKTRRIFLKDDKNCPNINCEYNKNSLKPLISKKYIYLILEYFLFLLKDNLKKIPSSLIEKTKSELSNEKDQIKKENNKTTEKNNETTEENNETVEENNKTINQKEEVKDNNGSILNSPDDINNKYSEKNNRNTYNNNNNSNNKDVESEEYCNDFIVCLCIDEGFKTYILHDDINKYKNIKIEAYDDICKYRELSVNITKGLKMKYPNISNFLSYLNLRTNVFFINYNEERDIIRNSIKYIVHNNIYSQIFFDQVFSIFHLPLSSHITEM, encoded by the exons ATGAGTAGTGTATTTGATAAGCTCAAGAAACAGAGATCAAAGGAATGCAAAGGAACAGATTTTTATGag gttaaaaataaaaatgacgAAATATATGAAGTAGTAGATGAGGAGGggtatatgaaaaataaaagatcCTTACAAAATTTTATCGTTGGAG GTGATAAAGATTTTGATTCAAGTGATGATGTTATTGtggaaaatattaattttactttattaaaaaaaaaaa ATGTTGATAAAGAACCCAAGGTCAAGAGAAATCAAACGCTTGATGATTTCATACGAGAAAAGAAACTTAGAAAAACTTTATCAGGAAATAAATTAAGCAAAGAAGAAATttacaaaacaaaaaatattgaagaaCTAATGGATCAGAATACTTCAAGTGATAGTGATGGAGAATTCAGGACGCGAAAAAGGAAAACTAGAGAATCCTATGAAAAtagtatgaataaaaatatgaacaaatcTAGTTGTTATATTAGAAGTAAagattatgaatataatatatatgatatgaaATAtgcaaatgaatataataaacaaataatcgaaaataataatatgaataataataataattataataattataatgatatgtCTTTTGttaataaagatatagaATATTCTAAGCATATTAAAGTAAAgaatgaaaaagaagatataGATACACAACTACCAAAAGATATACATAAAGATGTAGGATCgcttcttaaaaaaaaagaaatccatgttaaaaaagaagaagaaacaAATATAGTAAGTGGTGATAATGATGAAGAGGTAAtcgaaataaaaaaaaaaatacatctCATGAAAAATGAATCAGAagttaaaaaggaaaatgaaattaaacaggatgaagaaaaaatgagagaagaaaaagaaaagcaAAAAGAAAAAGCCCCCCAAAATAATAACCCAaacaataacaataataatgacaataataacaataataatagtaataaccATGTGGatgatttttataatgattatatcttaaatgaaatgaatatatcaccactatttattaaaatagaaAATGAGACAttgaaaaaagaagaaaagaaattaaaagaaaatgatataaatactaatgatgatgaagatatatTAGAAAATGAAATAGACTCTGAAATgttaagaaataaatatgagCAATTAATAagatatgaagaaaataataattcatttgtaaatgtatatgtatttgaTATATGTAAACATAGAAatagtataatattatttggtAAAACTCTAACTaagtttaaaaaatataaaagtataagtatatttatagaaaatttagatcgatattattatttcttattaaataaaaataaggtatattatgaaaatggagaagaaataaaatatgatcatgataaatttaaaattcaTATTATGTCTGAATTTTTAGAAgaattcaaaataataagagaatatcataatataaaaatggtaaaatataaaattgttaaaagaaaaaatttaaatttatcttcatatgatgaagaattatatatcaaagttttatattcatataataatgatccTATACATGAGAAGTTTCAAAAGGGTAgttcatatttatcattcTATTGTTGTAATGAAGATATTGtagaaaattttattataaagaaGAATTTAAAATTACCTTGTtggttaaaaataaaaaatttaaaaaaaaatgatttaagTAATTTAACATATTGTTATTTTGATTGTATGgttgaagataaaaaaagtatattattGTGTGATAAGATTCATGAGAAGAAAGttgatatgaataaaaatacagACGACCAAAacaacataaatatttacaataataataataataataatagtggtagtaatattattagtaataataatagtggtagtaatattattagtaataataataatagtggtagtaatattattagtaataataataatagtggtagtaatattattagtaataataaCTTTGGAAGAGTTATAATATCTGATGATGGAGGAAAAAAAATCGAACAAACATATCAACAACTCAcagatattaatttaaataaattatatataaaagttgtttccttattaaatgaagaaaatatacatGAGGTTTTTAGTATATGTAGTTTAGTACAAATAGAtaaattgaaatatataaatttctgTGGTATATCTAAAAAATGTTTAAAGAAAGGAccaataaattataataagagtttatgtaaattatttgataatgaaaaagaattattacatacatttttagaaaaaattaaagatctagatatagatatatatataggttaTAATATACTTAATTTTGATTTAGAATTTTTAATACATagatgtaatatatataatttaaattcttatatattaagtagaaaaaaaaaaatgaaaaaaaatgaaaaaatgaaagttaataaatttaatggAACAAATAGTACTGGTTCAATGTATAATATCATACAAAATATCAAAGGAAGATTAATTGttgatatatatcttttatgtAAAGATTCTATTAAATTAACAACTTATTGCTTAGATGAAATTATAGATCATGTCAAAAATAAATTCCAAGATAAATCCAAAcaacaaacaaataaaacaaatcattttaataaaacaaatcattttaataaaacaaatcattttaataaaacagATTATACACGACAACAAAGTGTTGTCAGTCAAGAAAGTGTCAACAGTCAGTCCACACAGAGTAGTCAATATAATCATACAAATCAAATGAACTCTATCaaaaatgaagatgataTACATTCTTCAAATAAAACTACAAGTAATCAAGATATTCCTACTGATGTTGCTTCAACAAATAGTCATAAAAGTAATACACATATTAATATCTTCAAAGATTTTCtagtaaataatataaacctAATAAATTGTAgcaatatacatttatatgatGCTCAATCCATTATTCAAAATcatttaaatacatatattaacaGCCAAATATTCTGTATTAATGAAACAGTTAatgtatgtaatatattacaaataatcGAAAAAACAAGAGACTTAACAAAATTAAGTGGTTATATATGGATGAGAAGTCTATTATGTTATACAAGTGAAAGGGTtgaattctttttattacatgaatataataagaaaaagttTATAACAcctataattaaaaaaaaacctaaaaaaattgaaaacaatcaaatgaaaaataaaaacactGCCAAATATCTAGGAGGATTAGTATTAGATCCTTTATGTGGTTACTATGATACATTTGTGTTGTATTTAGATTTTAATAGTTTATATCCATCTATTATTATAGAATATAATGTATGTTTTAGTACcatcaaattaaaaaataaagagcTACACATAGAAGACACGAACGCAAACACAAAAAGGAATGCCAACAACGATAATGCTGATAATAAAAGTATTCGTGATGATAAAATTTTTCATGATGACAAAAAATTTGGTGATGACAAAAATTTTCATGATGACAAAAAATTTGGTGATGACAAAAATTTTCTTGATGACAGTTACtataataacaattataACAAATTAGAAGATGAGAACCCACTAGAAAACAATGTCGAAATAGACGAATTTGATAAAAGCAAACAAGGTATTTTACCTAGCATTTTAAAATCGTTAGTAGAAAAGAGAGCAgctattaaaaaattaattgcaaatgaaaagaataaagaaaagaaagaattattattaattcaaTCATTATCAATAAAACTAATTAGTAATAGTATTTATGGTTGTTTAggaaatacaaataatagaTTTTATGCAAAACATATAGCTTCTTATATAACATCCAAAGGTAGAAATTTATTACAGCATACAAAATTTAAAGTAGAAAAAGAATTTAATCTAAAGGTTATATATGGTGATACAGATTCTATTATGATAGATACTGGTATTAAAgctaataatattaataattataaagaatCATACAAATTAGCACATCTCATAAAAaatagtataaataaaaattataaaaaattagaatTAGATCTAGAATGTATATTtagtaaattattattattgaaaaaaaaaaaatatgcatgCGCAAAAGTaatagataataatttagaaaaatatgaatatgaaaTGAAAGGAatcaattttattaaaagagaTTTTAGTAAGATATCTAAGCTAATTGGTAATGAAGTATTaagaattatatttacaaatagaGACATGGATTCAAAAAATATGCCAGTTCTTTATGCAAATGATTTATCTGAGCAGATACACGA ATTCGATTtggattattatattatcactaAAAAGCTAACAAAAAACGTACATGAATATCAAGATAAGAATTCTTTAGGACATGTACTTGTTGCTGAAAGGATGATAAAAGAtggatataatatttgtgtaaataaagaaatacaaTATTGTGTATGTGTGAGTGAAGATGCTTCtagattttataaaaaatcaagtgaaaaattaaataattctcAATGTTGTTTTAGTgttaatgaaataaaaaaatataatttaaaaatcgacaaagaatattatataaggaATCAGATTCTTTCTCCTATTAATAGATTATGTCAATATATTGAAGGTACTAGTGCTGAAAAATTATCATCATGTTTTAATATTCATGAtgttaaagaaataaaaacagATAAACAAATTGAAGAGAATTATTTAGAAACAAatgtattatcattattaaatgaatcaGAAGAAAGATTTAAAGATATTCATTTAAAAGgatttttaatatgttcaAATTGTTTGCATCATGTAAAaccaaatatatttattaaatattttaaatgtaataaatgTCTTACATATTTATCTATAGAACAAATACGAAATTACATATTCTCATTTATTCATCACTTATGTAATACATTCTATAAacagttatatatatgtcaagGATGCACACTCAAAACAAGACGTATATTCTTaaaagatgataaaaattgCCCCAATATTAATtgtgaatataataaaaattctttaaaacctttaatatcaaaaaaatatatttatttaatattagaGTATTTCCTATTCTTATTAAAAGACaatctaaaaaaaataccTTCCAGTTTGattgaaaaaacaaaatcgGAGCTATCAAATGAAAAGGATCaaataaagaaagaaaataataaaacaacggaaaaaaataatgaaacaacggaagaaaataatgaaacagtggaagaaaataataaaacaatcaATCAGAAAGAAGAAGTAAAAGATAATAACGGTTCTATATTAAATTCTcctgatgatataaataataaatattcagAAAAGAATAATCGTAACacatacaataataataataatagtaataataaagatgtaGAGAGTGAAGAATATTGTAACGATTTTATTGTTTGTCTATGTATAGATGAAGGTTTTAAAACTTATATTCTTcatgatgatattaataaatataaaaatataaaaattgaagCATATGATGATATATGCAAATATAGAGAATTAAGTGTTAATATAACCAAAggattaaaaatgaaatatccAAATATATCTAACTTTCTTTCATATCTAAATTTAAGAActaatgttttttttattaattataatgaagaaaGAGATATCATAAGAAATTCAATCAAATATATTGTgcacaataatatatattcacaaatattttttgatcAAGTCTTTTCAATCTTTCATTTACCTTTATCATCACACATAACagaaatgtaa